The Flexibacter flexilis DSM 6793 genome window below encodes:
- the deoC gene encoding deoxyribose-phosphate aldolase, with protein MNPINTYIEHTKLNPTLTDRDCEQLVQEAITHQFAGVCIPPYWVKKVRRDLGEKSNIQLVTVIGFPLGYNRTEVKLKEAELALHDGATELDMVLNVSAFKTGVATWIKPEIAQLAKLSHEAGAMLKVILETAYLTNEEIVTACRWSVDSGADFVKTSTGFAPAGATVEHIRLMRQTVGTHAGVKASGGVKTAEQALAMIEAGADRIGTSSGVSIVMGLQESSQSAY; from the coding sequence ATGAATCCTATAAATACCTACATAGAACACACCAAACTCAATCCGACACTTACCGACCGCGATTGCGAACAGCTTGTACAAGAGGCGATTACGCACCAATTTGCGGGTGTTTGTATTCCGCCGTATTGGGTAAAGAAAGTACGCCGCGATTTGGGCGAAAAATCTAATATTCAATTAGTTACGGTAATTGGCTTCCCGTTGGGCTACAATCGCACGGAAGTAAAACTCAAAGAAGCCGAACTGGCCTTACACGACGGCGCAACAGAACTGGACATGGTACTCAATGTTTCGGCGTTCAAAACAGGCGTTGCTACTTGGATAAAACCCGAAATAGCACAATTGGCCAAACTTAGCCATGAAGCGGGCGCGATGCTTAAAGTAATTCTTGAAACGGCCTACCTGACCAATGAGGAAATCGTGACGGCTTGCCGTTGGAGCGTGGATAGCGGCGCGGATTTCGTCAAAACTTCTACGGGTTTTGCTCCCGCAGGTGCTACCGTCGAACACATCAGACTCATGCGCCAAACCGTCGGTACGCACGCAGGCGTGAAGGCTTCGGGGGGCGTAAAAACTGCCGAACAAGCCTTAGCCATGATAGAAGCGGGTGCCGACCGCATCGGGACTTCGTCGGGCGTATCCATTGTTATGGGCTTGCAAGAAAGCAGCCAATCTGCGTACTAA